The sequence TTTTGATCAATTCGCTGATTCTTTTTTTTCGTTTTTCTTTTTCTATTTCATCTATATGAATTTCTATAGATAGCACATCTGACTCCTTTATGCCTTCGGGCAGAAATTCAAGCGGAAAGTCCACAGTGTGTTTTTCATCCAGCAGGAGTACAGCATAACCGTCCTCTATCCTATCGATTACTGCTTTAATTTTCATGGTTTGCACCACCCGCATGGCTTGTATCCTGCCTGTTCGGCTTCTTGTTTCGAATCGAAATATATTATATTTTCGGGTGCAATCTGCTTTGCATAACGGCAGTCCGGCTTATGATATTTATCAGATTTAATACTGCCGATGTAGGCTCCTGTATCAGATTCGACCGGTTCCTGTTCCGGCATTTCGCCAATTACTGAATCTTTTTCAGTATTTATGCTTATCTTTCCGCTTCGAACAACAATTTCGACCGTTCCGTGGATATCTGTTCTGTAGATTTCCGTTCCTGTTTTTGATAGCTTTGCTAGTGTCTCCTGATGAGGATGTCCATAACGGTTATTTTTACCTGCCATAATGATGGCTATTGATGGCTTTACAGTCTGCAGAAACGCATCAGAAGTAGATGTCTGTGAACCGTGGTGACCAACCTTTAGAATTACCGTTTTGTTTGTATCTATGTTCAGTCCGTGG is a genomic window of Koleobacter methoxysyntrophicus containing:
- a CDS encoding DUF3006 domain-containing protein, producing MKIKAVIDRIEDGYAVLLLDEKHTVDFPLEFLPEGIKESDVLSIEIHIDEIEKEKRKKRISELIKKLQKRDL